Proteins co-encoded in one Natronorubrum daqingense genomic window:
- a CDS encoding acyl-CoA dehydrogenase family protein, which translates to MSSLTDEQEMLLETASDLAENEFSEAAYGWEGEIPWENIELLADHGFLGINFDEEYGGAGFSELEAMLLNEAVGRVCPDTASFLNSLHMVAPRAIDMFGTPAAKEKYLPPLTDGEDFIAICISEPEAGSDVHSMNTTVEERDGELVLNGEKTWVSRFDAASAGVTWVRFPEGLGTVVVDFDDPGVEVSNHYTNMAGHEQTHYYMEDVVIPPENVLTRGKDAFKQQLKALNWERLAVASISNTWALAALEYALEYAQDREQFGQPIAEFQGLEWKLSRLVTQLEASRSLTFRVAEDAVAHGRVPDPLRTGSANLFSGQTAETVISESLQICGANGYQRGHPLEYLYRLQRGWRFAGGTDEIQQNTIARWLKRDGVPSLLN; encoded by the coding sequence ATGAGTTCGCTTACCGACGAGCAGGAGATGCTTCTCGAAACGGCGTCCGACCTCGCAGAAAACGAATTTTCAGAAGCGGCGTATGGGTGGGAGGGGGAGATTCCGTGGGAAAACATCGAACTTCTCGCCGACCACGGCTTTCTGGGGATCAACTTCGACGAGGAATACGGCGGTGCGGGATTCTCCGAACTCGAAGCGATGTTGCTCAACGAGGCGGTTGGTCGGGTTTGTCCGGATACGGCTTCGTTCTTGAATTCGCTGCACATGGTGGCGCCCCGGGCTATCGACATGTTCGGTACGCCCGCGGCCAAAGAGAAGTACCTACCGCCGTTGACGGATGGCGAGGACTTCATCGCTATCTGCATCTCCGAACCTGAAGCCGGGTCCGATGTCCATTCGATGAACACAACGGTCGAAGAGCGGGACGGAGAACTAGTACTCAACGGCGAGAAGACGTGGGTGTCACGATTCGACGCCGCATCAGCCGGCGTTACGTGGGTTAGATTCCCGGAGGGACTCGGTACCGTCGTTGTCGACTTCGACGACCCAGGAGTCGAAGTGAGCAACCACTACACCAACATGGCCGGCCACGAGCAAACCCACTACTACATGGAAGACGTCGTGATCCCACCGGAGAACGTCCTCACGCGTGGCAAGGACGCGTTCAAGCAGCAACTCAAGGCCCTCAACTGGGAGCGCCTTGCTGTGGCGTCAATCTCGAATACGTGGGCATTGGCGGCACTCGAGTACGCTCTCGAGTACGCACAGGATCGCGAGCAGTTCGGACAGCCAATCGCCGAATTCCAGGGTCTCGAGTGGAAACTTTCCCGACTGGTTACACAACTCGAGGCGTCTCGCTCGCTCACGTTTCGCGTCGCAGAGGACGCTGTCGCGCACGGCCGCGTCCCCGATCCCTTACGAACCGGCTCGGCGAATCTCTTTTCCGGACAGACTGCAGAGACCGTGATCAGCGAATCGCTCCAGATCTGTGGCGCGAACGGCTACCAACGGGGCCACCCACTCGAGTACCTCTACCGACTCCAGCGCGGTTGGCGGTTC